A DNA window from Daucus carota subsp. sativus chromosome 3, DH1 v3.0, whole genome shotgun sequence contains the following coding sequences:
- the LOC108214176 gene encoding lysine-rich arabinogalactan protein 19 — MSSLTLIQVFACVGLLLAIANGQLPAATPTTTPIVTPPPTTTTPPPSTAPTVTPPPTTTTPPPSTAPAVVPQPPTTVAATPPPATTPPSASPPKVTPASSPIVPPPQISPPQPPQSPPTTAPVQAPASPPPPVSAPPKVSPAPAKQPPAPAPVKATPAPAPAKVVPVSPPAPAPAPKLQSPTPAPITLPPSPAPAPSKHKKKRKHRRHHHAPAPAPTVQSPPAPPTVVNSEDTAPAPSPTLNLSGANTLLQQAGKHGVQAITALMAVTMLVFTA, encoded by the exons ATGTCTTCACTAACATTGATTCAAGTATTTGCTTGTGTTGGCCTTTTGCTAGCCATTGCTAATGGACAATTGCCAGCTGCTACGCCTACTACCACGCCAATCGTGACACCCCCGCCAACTACCACAACACCTCCACCATCTACAGCACCAACCGTGACACCCCCGCCAACTACCACGACACCTCCACCATCTACAGCACCAGCCGTAGTACCACAACCACCCACAACAGTAGCAGCAACACCTCCTCCAGCAACTACCCCTCCATCAGCATCACCACCTAAGGTAACTCCAGCTTCGAGCCCTATTGTCCCACCCCCTCAAATCTCACCGCCACAGCCACCACAGAGTCCACCTACCACAGCTCCAGTACAAGCACCAGCATCGCCGCCACCACCTGTTTCAGCTCCACCAAAGGTATCTCCAGCCCCAGCTAAGCAACCGCCTGCTCCAGCGCCTGTGAAGGCAACTCCTGCACCAGCACCTGCTAAGGTAGTACCCGTTTCACCACCAGCCCCCGCTCCAGCCCCAAAACTCCAGTCCCCTACCCCAGCACCAATAACACTACCACCCTCACCAGCACCAGCTCCGAGCAAACACAAGAAAAAGCGCAAGCACAGGAGACATCATCATGCCCCTGCACCAGCACCAACAGTACAGAGCCCTCCAGCACCACCTACAGTTGTAAACTCAGAGGATACAGCACCTGCACCATCACCAACTCTAAATTTG AGTGGGGCGAATACACTATTGCAACAAGCGGGAAAACATGGAGTACAAGCAATTACTGCATTGATGGCTGTCACCATGCTGGTTTTTACAGCGTAG